Proteins from a genomic interval of Nautilia sp. PV-1:
- a CDS encoding MFS transporter codes for MKKFQKSKVLLISFAHFTHDIFSALLAPILPLLISRLGITLTEASFLDIARKVPSLFNPFLGLIAERNDAKYFVILTPSITAVSMGLLSLTSSYAVALFLLFVAGLSAAFFHIPSPTMIKEFSGKESGKGMSYFMVGGESARTVGPILAAGVISLWGLDGIWKLTPIGIISSLFLYYKLKDYKTTFNAKKFEKGEIKGVLNKVKPFFKMLTLFIMFNYTSKYAMSLYLPLFLTHHGYSVESASIAFGILQGFGILGAFFAGRFSDKIGRVNMLMVSALGSAVSLMFFLLFFKQFLWFLLAPLGFFLFTSSPVLLAFVHDLKTDKPTFVNSIYMGINFGVSSVIVYLVGLVGEKIGLFKTFEITVVLTLISIFFINRLKK; via the coding sequence ATGAAAAAATTTCAAAAATCAAAAGTACTGTTAATATCGTTTGCTCATTTTACACATGATATATTCTCTGCACTTCTGGCACCCATACTGCCTCTTCTTATAAGTAGACTTGGTATCACTCTTACAGAAGCGTCATTTTTGGATATAGCAAGAAAAGTGCCTTCACTTTTCAATCCCTTTCTGGGACTGATAGCTGAAAGAAACGACGCAAAATATTTCGTAATCCTGACACCGTCAATTACGGCGGTTTCAATGGGGCTCTTAAGCCTGACGTCATCTTATGCAGTAGCTCTTTTTTTATTGTTTGTTGCGGGACTCAGCGCAGCGTTCTTTCATATTCCAAGCCCTACGATGATTAAAGAGTTTTCAGGCAAAGAGAGCGGCAAAGGGATGAGCTATTTTATGGTCGGTGGTGAGAGTGCCAGAACCGTAGGACCAATTTTGGCAGCCGGGGTAATTTCTCTTTGGGGGCTTGACGGTATCTGGAAGCTGACACCTATTGGAATCATTTCAAGTCTTTTTTTATATTACAAACTTAAAGACTACAAAACTACATTTAATGCCAAAAAGTTTGAAAAAGGCGAAATCAAAGGTGTCTTAAACAAAGTCAAACCGTTTTTTAAAATGCTGACTCTTTTTATTATGTTCAATTATACGTCAAAATACGCCATGTCACTTTATTTACCGCTTTTTTTAACTCATCACGGCTACAGTGTCGAGAGCGCAAGTATTGCTTTTGGTATATTACAGGGTTTCGGTATTTTAGGAGCCTTTTTTGCAGGAAGATTCTCGGATAAAATCGGTCGCGTAAATATGCTGATGGTTTCCGCGCTAGGATCCGCAGTTTCTTTAATGTTTTTTTTACTGTTTTTTAAACAGTTTTTATGGTTTTTGCTTGCGCCTCTCGGATTTTTCCTGTTTACATCCTCACCGGTTCTGCTGGCTTTCGTCCATGACTTAAAAACAGACAAACCGACATTTGTCAACAGTATCTACATGGGAATAAATTTCGGAGTAAGCTCTGTTATAGTCTATCTTGTAGGACTTGTAGGGGAAAAAATTGGTCTATTTAAAACATTTGAAATTACGGTTGTATTAACATTAATTTCAATATTTTTTATAAACAGACTTAAAAAATAA
- a CDS encoding MarC family protein, translated as MDILHIAVTLFLIMDPFGNFPVVLSLLKDYDEKQKFQIIIRELIFAFIVIFIFIFFGKSIMSFLGLREESVSIAGGIILFLIALKMIFPSSEPMFGKENELYLVPIAIPMIAGPSLLATLILFSSQYGIGLVLGASFVSWTLSAFIIIISLKFSKIIPNRVFSAVEKLMGMLLISLSVQMLLDGIAKYLHF; from the coding sequence ATGGATATTTTGCATATTGCCGTAACACTTTTTCTTATAATGGATCCTTTTGGCAACTTTCCTGTTGTTTTATCTTTATTAAAAGATTACGACGAAAAACAGAAATTTCAAATAATTATCAGAGAACTGATATTTGCTTTTATTGTTATTTTTATTTTTATCTTTTTTGGAAAAAGCATTATGAGTTTCCTGGGACTCAGGGAAGAGTCAGTATCAATCGCCGGAGGAATAATTCTCTTTTTAATTGCGCTTAAAATGATTTTTCCAAGCAGTGAGCCGATGTTCGGAAAAGAAAACGAACTTTATCTGGTGCCTATTGCAATTCCTATGATTGCAGGTCCTTCACTGCTGGCAACACTTATACTGTTTTCTTCACAATATGGTATAGGCTTAGTCCTTGGAGCATCCTTTGTTTCATGGACATTAAGCGCTTTTATTATTATAATTTCACTCAAATTTTCTAAAATTATCCCAAACCGCGTATTCAGCGCTGTTGAAAAACTGATGGGTATGCTTTTAATCTCACTCTCCGTCCAGATGTTATTGGACGGAATCGCAAAATATTTACATTTTTAA